AAGCTTATATGCAGCTCTTGCATATGCAACTAAAACACTTGATGTAAATTCTGGATTAGAATCTAATTTTAAGCTGTACTCGATGATATGTTTGTTTTCTTTTTCCCATCCTGTACATCCACTTCTTAATACAAATCCACCATGAGGGATCTTGCTGTGGTCACGATCTAATTCTTCCTGGCTGATGAAATGTACAGTTGTATCATAGTCTGAGAAGTAGTTCGGCATTGTCTTGATCTCTTCTTCAACTTTCTTCGCATCTGCACCTTCTTCAAGTACTACAAAGCATTCTCTTGTATGCTTCTGTCTTGTTGTAAGTTCTGGATCTTCCCCATTACGAACTGCTTCTAAAGCTGCTTCTACAGGAATTGTGTACTGTTTACCATCTTTGACACCTTCCACACGACGGATCGCATCAGAGTGTCCCTGGCTGACTCCTTTTCCCCAGAATGTATAGTCTTTTCCTTCTGGAAGGATCGCGTTTGCATACATTCTATTTAAAGAGAACATTCCTGGATCCCAACCTACAGAAATGATTCCAATATGTCCATATTCTTTCGCTGCTTTATCGACATTTGCAAAATGTTCTGGAATTCTTGCGTGTGTATCAAAGCTGTCTACCACGTTAAATAATTTGGCATATTCTGGTGTCTGAACAGGAAGGTCTGTTGCACTTCCTCCACATAACATTAAAACATCAATCTTATCTTTCCAATCTTCAACATCTTTGACATTACATACAGCTGCACCTTCTGTTAAAATGCTGACTGTCGCTGGATCTCTTCTTGTAAATACAGCTACAAGCTCCAAATCGTCATTCTGTTTGATCGCGCATTCAATTCCGCGTCCAAGGTTACCATAACCCATAATACCAATTCTAATCATTGATTTTCTCCTTTTTGACTTTATTAAACATAGTATATCATCTCTGTGTTTTGCGTTCAATGTATTCTTTTTATGATTTTTTTGCTATAATGATCTTAAAAATTCCCGATGATTCCTGATCCTTCGGGAATATTCTAACAGAAATGAGGAATTTTATCATGTCATTTACCGGCATTTTCAAAGCAAAAAACGGCATTGTCGCTGTCGTTGATTCAAAGGCATCCAGAGTAGAAAACGGGCAATCTTATGAAGACGTTCACAGAAATCCAGAAAAGCTCTTTGTATTCCAAAACGGAATTGCAACAACTTTTGGTGCTAACCAGATCTTAGTCCAGAATCCTTTTGAATTTTCCTCAAAAGTCATTGCCATCGAAGATCTGGTTTATGAATATCTGCATTTAAAGAATATCCTAGATGCTTCTTTCTTCCAATCTCTGCTTGTAAAAATGACATCCAACCCAGCCAATACAGAACCTGTAAACTTTCTGGTTGGACGCAAAATCCGTCAGGAAGAATACATCTTAGAACATCATCAAGTACGTTATTGTGCCTACGCACAACGGCTCGCAACCCCAATGGAACATTTCTTTACTGGCGGAGATGAAAAATATCGGGAACACTTTGATAACCTTCCATATCTTTCACAGATCACCTCTGTTGATGTATTGCAGAAAACTGTTGCAAAAGAATTGGATGGATTGATTCAATATTATGACCAGCAATCCGAATATAATCCTGTAGGAAAGCCTGTGAAATCTTATGTTTTAAGATAATGCTACTTTATAGTTTTATCTTCGAAAAAGCCTCCGCAAATGCATTATTGATCGGCTCCTGTGCTTCTTTTTGCTGTTTTTTCAAATATCGGTTCACTTCTTTTTTACTCATTCCAGAACCTTGTTTTTCTTTTCTTTGTTTAAATGCAGACAGTTTTTCTTTATACCCACAAACACATACAAACTTCTGTCCTTCACCTTCTCCGACCATTTCCATCTTCTTGTGGCATACGGGACATCTGGCGTTTGTGACTTTTGAGATCGTCTTTTTATATCCACAGATACGGTCCTGACATACTAGACGTTTTCCGTGTTTTCCATTGACTTCCAATAAAAATTTTCCACATTCCGGGCAGCGGTGTCTTGTAACATTATCATGTCTAAATTTACCATCCGATGTTTTAATATCATTGATCAATGCCTGTGTATAGTCTGAGATTTCTCTCATAAATTTCTGATCATTTTGTTTTCCTTTAGAGATTGCTGTCAGTTTCTTCTCCCAGTCGGCGGTTAACTCTGCTTTTTTTAGATCTTCTGGAACAAGTTCTAACAATTGTTTTCCTTTGGATGTGATATGGATTTCATTTCCTTTTTTCTCAAGAAGATAACTGTTAAATAACTTATCAATGATATCGGCTCTTGTCGCAACCGTTCCAAGTCCTTTTTTATCCATCTGATCGATCAATGTTCCTTCTGTGTAACGCCCTGGTGGATTCGTTGTTCCTTCTGTCATGGAAATCGTTCCAACCGGATATTCTTTTCCTTTGACTGGGATATTTCCTGCTTTGATCGTGTCTTTTGTTTGAGTTTCCTCTTCGTAGAGTTCTCTCCATCCCAGCTGTTTGATATTCTCTGCTTTTGCACGGAAAAGTTCTCCATTTATGCTTGCTTTCACAGAGAGTTGTTCAGAAATTGCTGGTGCTGATAAAACAGCTAAAAATCTTGCAACAACCATATCATAGATCTTTCGTTCATCGGAACTAAAACTTGTCAAGGATGCATACTGCTCTGTTGGAATGATCGCATGATGGTCAGATACTTTTTTATCATTGATAAAACGGCTGCTTGCTTTGATTTCTTTTCTTAATAACGTTGCTGCTGACTTTTTATATGATCCATTCTGACATGCTTTGATCCTGTCTTTTAATGTATCTGTCATGTCATTGGTCAAATATCTGGAATCTGTTCTTGGATATGTCAATACTTTGTGATGCTCATAAAGACTCTGCATGATATTTAATGTCTGTTTTGGTGAAAAGCCGTAACGTTTACTCGCTTCTTTCTGCAAAGTTGTCAGATCATAAAGTTCTGGAGCATAGTTCTTTTTCTCTTTTTTTGAAACCTCCGTGATCACAAGATCATGACCTCTTAATTTCTTACCAAGTTCCTCTGCCCATTTCTTGTCAGAAATTCTCTGATTTCCTTTCTGATTCTCCCATGTGAAATTCATTCCTGTTGCAAAAATCTTATAACCGTAATATTTCTGCGGTTTGAAACTCTTAATTTCCTGCTCTCGGTTCATGATCATTGCCAAAGTTGGGGTCTGCACACGCCCACAAGATAACTGAGCATTGTATTTACATGTCAAAGCTCTTGTCGCATTGATCCCGACTAACCAGTCTGCTTCAGCTCTTGATCTTGCTGCACGGAAGAGATCATCATATTCTTTTCCCGGTTTTAAATGTGCAAAACCATCTTTGATCGCTTTGTCTGTTACCGAAGATATCCACAAACGGTAGATTGGTTTCTTATTTCCAGACATCTGTAAGATCCATCTGGCAACTAATTCTCCTTCTCTTCCTGCATCGGTTGCAATGATCACATCTTTGATATCATTTCGAAGGAGTAATTTCTTTACTGTCTGGAATTGTTTGGATGTCTTCTTTAACACTGTTAATTTCCAATGTTTTGGCATCATTGGAAGGACATCCATATTCCACTCTTTGTATTCCTTTCCATACTGCTCAGGATCCGCCAGAGATACTAAATGCCCTAATGCCCACGTTACAATATGATCATTTCCTTCGATATAACTATGCGTTTCCTTCTTACAACCAAGAACTCTCGCAATATCACGCCCAACCGAAGGCTTTTCTGCTAATACTAATCGTTTCATTTTATTATTTAAACCTTTCTAAAATTGTCATCTCAAATTTATTATCCCGACCATTTTAACATATTTTGTGGTATACTGGAATAAAGATATTTTATCGTATTTTTACAGAATTGAGGTATTTACATATGAAATTAATGATCGCATCCGATATTCACGGATCTGCTTTTTACTGTAAACAATTAATCGAAGCATATAAACAAGAACAGCCTGATAAACTACTTCTTTTAGGAGATTTACTTTATCATGGCCCAAGAAATGACCTTCCTAAAGATTACGCACCAAAACAAGTCATCGAAATGCTAAACGCTATCAGCGACCAATTGATCTGTGTCAGAGGAAACTGCGAAGCCGAAGTCGACCAGATGGTACTAAACTTCCCTGTCCTAAGCGAATCCTGCATCCTATACATCGATGGACAAACCATCTACGCAACCCACGGGCACATAAACTCTCCAGCAAATCCTCCAAAATTACATAAAGGAGATATTCTGTTGACTGGCCATACCCATATCCCAGCCTGGGAAGAATATGATAACTTTTTATATTTAAATCCAGGATCTGTGTCCATCCCAAAAGAAGGATCCGAACATGGGTATATGATCTATGAAAATAAGAAGTTTTTATGGAAAACCTTAAAAGGTGACGTATATCATACACTTTAACTTTTTTGTTTTCTTATCACATATCTTAATGGTATTCTATAACCTTCATGTATATAAAACAAATAAAAAAGAGATGGAATACGAAAACGATTGAATTTCATGGCGGATCAGCGTTTTGCAAAAAATCCGTCATGAAATTCATGTTTCGTATTCTATCTCTTTTTTATTTGTTTTATATACTAGAAGATTATATAGTATCATTTGGATTTCCCATATAAATTCATCCTCTATTTCTTTCTTAACCCTTAATGATATCATCGATCGTGTCAAATGGGATTCCCTCATTTTCCCCGTTGTCTTTATGCACATGTACAATATCATCTTCTTCTAAACATCTTGCAAATTCAATCTGCATAAAAATACCTTTGATCTCTCTTCCATTTAATGTCTTTACGATCACATGATCATTTTGTGAAACAAAAAGTTCTTCCTCATTCCCAGCTTCATCTTGTTTTACCAATTTCACTCCTGGTAATACATTTGTAAATTCCATAAAAGTTGCTCCTTTATCTTATAATTTTAGAAAAAATTTCATCAATTGTTCTTTAGCTTTGTTATATGGCATATAACGAACTGGAATATCAATCTTATCTGATTTCTTTATGATACTCTTTTCATGCGTAAATGTATCAAAACTTTTCTTCCCATGATAAGACCCCATTCCGCTATTCCCAACTCCTCCAAATCCTAGATATGGAGTTGCAAGGTGGATGATCGTATCATTGATACAGCCACCGCCAAAAGACAACTGTGAAAGTACATCTTGTTCTACTTTATCATTTTCTGTAAATAAATACAATGCCAAAGGCTTGTTATGATCTCTGATATACGAAACTGCATCTTCTAATTTGTCATATGTCATTATAGGAAGTAATGGACCAAAAATCTCTTCCTGCATCACCGTGGATTCTTCTTTTACATTCACAAGTATCGTTGGGGCGATCTTTCGAAGTCTTATATCTCCATAACCGCCTTCAACGATCTTTTCATGTTTCATCAATTCCATAATGCGCTGATAATGTCTCGGATTTATCATAGATGAATAATCTTTATTCGACAAAGGATGTTCCCCGATCATTTTATTGATCCAGTATTTTAAGTAGAAGATCAGTTCACTTTCTGCTTTTTTATCTACGAAAATGTAATCTGGCGCAACACAGGTCTGCCCACTGTTTAAAAATTTTCCAAAAACAATTCGTTTTGCTGCCAACTTAATATTGGCACTTTCTTCTACAATGCATGGACTTTTTCCACCTAATTCCAAAGTCACTGGTGTTAAATGTCTCGATGCTTTTTCCATCACGATCTTTCCAACTCGTTCTCCACCAGTATAGAAAATATGATCAAATGACTGTTCCAGAAGTTTTTCACTGATTTCTACTCCTCCATTGATCACAGCAACGTAATGAGAAGGGAAAACTTCTCCAATCATCTTCTTTAAAAGACTGGCACAATGTGGTGCGTGTTCAGATAGTTTTAAAACACAACAATTTCCTGCTGCGATCGCTCCGATCAGCGGCTGTAAGGATAAAAGAATTGGATAATTCCATGGGGCTATGATCAATACCTTTCCGAGTGGTTCTTTGATCTTATAACTTTGGGATGGAAACTGGGCAAGCGGTGTTTTTACCTGCTCTGTTTTCATCCATTTTTTTAGATGCTTCTTTGCATAAGAAAGTTCACTTTTTACCATGCCAATCTCTGCCATATAGGACTCAAAAGATGATTTCCCTAAATCTTTGTATAATGCATGTTCCATATCTTCTTCATGTTGTTTGATCGCACATTCCAAGCGCAATAATGCTTTCTTTCGAAATTCGTATTTCTTTGTCTTCTGGCTTTGAAAAAAATGTTCTTGTCTTTTTAACATTTGATTGATTTCCATGATAACCTATCCTTTCTTTCTCTACCTTCACCGCGTTTTATCTTAATTTTACCATATATAGTAAACTACCGCCTCTCTTTTTTATTTATTGCCACTTTTTAAGAAATTCGCTATAATAAATTTGTTTTACAACAACCATATCTTTACAATGAAAGGATTTATACATATATGAAACGTAATATCAGATTAACAATTGAATATGATGGTTCCCGCTATCAGGGCTGGCAGAGGCTTGGCGGTGATTCCAATGCGAATACGATTCAAGGAAAATTAGAGTCTGTTTTATCAAAAATGACTGGAGAAGATGTCAATATCAATGGATCTGGCCGTACCGATGCTGGTGTTCATGCTTATGGTCAGGTTGCCAATTTCCATACAAACTGTATGATGTCTGTTAGTGAGATCAAAAACTATCTTACCAAATATCTTCCATCTGATATCGGTATTGTGGAAGTTTCTGAAGCTTCCGAACGTTTTCACAGTCGTTTAAATGCGAAAGAGAAAACTTATCTTTACCGGATTGCAATTCCTGGTGTATCGAATGTTTTTGAACGTAAATACCTTTGGTATTTCCCGGAAACTTTGGATATCAAAAAGATGGAAGAAGCTGCATCATTACTGATCGGAACGCATGATTTTAAAGGATTTTCTTCAATTAAGAAAACGAAGAAATCTACCGTCCGTACTATCTATAACATCGAGATCAAAAAGACAAAAAAAGAAATCCAGATCTCTTATACAGGAAATGGCTTCCTTCATAACATGGTCCGGATTCTTACTGGAACTTTAGTAGAAGTTGGATGTGGAAAAATAAAACCAGAGGATATTACAAAAGCACTGGAAAGTACAAAAAGAAGCGATGCAGGGATTACTGCACCGCCTCAAGGGTTATTTCTGGTTTCTGTGGAGTATTAAGATCTAATCTTATTCTCCCCAGACTTCCTCAGCAATTTCTTTCACTAATTTTAGTTTTGCCCACTGTTCTTCTTCTGTTAATTTATTACCGATCGCACAAGAAGCAAATCCACACTGTGGGCTTAGGCATAGTCTTTCCAAAGGAATGTATTTTGCTGCCTGTCTGATTCTGTTGATTACTTTTTCTTTGTCTTCAAGATCTGGTTTCTTTGTCGTGATCAGACCAAGGACAACTTTCTTGTCTTCTGATACTTTCTTAAGTGGTGCAAATCCTCCAGATCTTTCATCATCATATTCAAGGAAAAGTGCATCAACATTTTCTTTTGCAAATACATAATCTGCAACTGTATCATATGGACCACTTGTGAAGAATGTAGAATGATAATTT
The sequence above is drawn from the Anaerostipes hadrus ATCC 29173 = JCM 17467 genome and encodes:
- a CDS encoding diaminopimelate dehydrogenase → MIRIGIMGYGNLGRGIECAIKQNDDLELVAVFTRRDPATVSILTEGAAVCNVKDVEDWKDKIDVLMLCGGSATDLPVQTPEYAKLFNVVDSFDTHARIPEHFANVDKAAKEYGHIGIISVGWDPGMFSLNRMYANAILPEGKDYTFWGKGVSQGHSDAIRRVEGVKDGKQYTIPVEAALEAVRNGEDPELTTRQKHTRECFVVLEEGADAKKVEEEIKTMPNYFSDYDTTVHFISQEELDRDHSKIPHGGFVLRSGCTGWEKENKHIIEYSLKLDSNPEFTSSVLVAYARAAYKLSKEGQSGCKTVFDIAPAYLSAKSGDELRASLL
- the truA gene encoding tRNA pseudouridine(38-40) synthase TruA; this encodes MKRNIRLTIEYDGSRYQGWQRLGGDSNANTIQGKLESVLSKMTGEDVNINGSGRTDAGVHAYGQVANFHTNCMMSVSEIKNYLTKYLPSDIGIVEVSEASERFHSRLNAKEKTYLYRIAIPGVSNVFERKYLWYFPETLDIKKMEEAASLLIGTHDFKGFSSIKKTKKSTVRTIYNIEIKKTKKEIQISYTGNGFLHNMVRILTGTLVEVGCGKIKPEDITKALESTKRSDAGITAPPQGLFLVSVEY
- the yfcE gene encoding phosphodiesterase yields the protein MKLMIASDIHGSAFYCKQLIEAYKQEQPDKLLLLGDLLYHGPRNDLPKDYAPKQVIEMLNAISDQLICVRGNCEAEVDQMVLNFPVLSESCILYIDGQTIYATHGHINSPANPPKLHKGDILLTGHTHIPAWEEYDNFLYLNPGSVSIPKEGSEHGYMIYENKKFLWKTLKGDVYHTL
- a CDS encoding DNA topoisomerase III — translated: MKRLVLAEKPSVGRDIARVLGCKKETHSYIEGNDHIVTWALGHLVSLADPEQYGKEYKEWNMDVLPMMPKHWKLTVLKKTSKQFQTVKKLLLRNDIKDVIIATDAGREGELVARWILQMSGNKKPIYRLWISSVTDKAIKDGFAHLKPGKEYDDLFRAARSRAEADWLVGINATRALTCKYNAQLSCGRVQTPTLAMIMNREQEIKSFKPQKYYGYKIFATGMNFTWENQKGNQRISDKKWAEELGKKLRGHDLVITEVSKKEKKNYAPELYDLTTLQKEASKRYGFSPKQTLNIMQSLYEHHKVLTYPRTDSRYLTNDMTDTLKDRIKACQNGSYKKSAATLLRKEIKASSRFINDKKVSDHHAIIPTEQYASLTSFSSDERKIYDMVVARFLAVLSAPAISEQLSVKASINGELFRAKAENIKQLGWRELYEEETQTKDTIKAGNIPVKGKEYPVGTISMTEGTTNPPGRYTEGTLIDQMDKKGLGTVATRADIIDKLFNSYLLEKKGNEIHITSKGKQLLELVPEDLKKAELTADWEKKLTAISKGKQNDQKFMREISDYTQALINDIKTSDGKFRHDNVTRHRCPECGKFLLEVNGKHGKRLVCQDRICGYKKTISKVTNARCPVCHKKMEMVGEGEGQKFVCVCGYKEKLSAFKQRKEKQGSGMSKKEVNRYLKKQQKEAQEPINNAFAEAFSKIKL
- a CDS encoding aldehyde dehydrogenase is translated as MEINQMLKRQEHFFQSQKTKKYEFRKKALLRLECAIKQHEEDMEHALYKDLGKSSFESYMAEIGMVKSELSYAKKHLKKWMKTEQVKTPLAQFPSQSYKIKEPLGKVLIIAPWNYPILLSLQPLIGAIAAGNCCVLKLSEHAPHCASLLKKMIGEVFPSHYVAVINGGVEISEKLLEQSFDHIFYTGGERVGKIVMEKASRHLTPVTLELGGKSPCIVEESANIKLAAKRIVFGKFLNSGQTCVAPDYIFVDKKAESELIFYLKYWINKMIGEHPLSNKDYSSMINPRHYQRIMELMKHEKIVEGGYGDIRLRKIAPTILVNVKEESTVMQEEIFGPLLPIMTYDKLEDAVSYIRDHNKPLALYLFTENDKVEQDVLSQLSFGGGCINDTIIHLATPYLGFGGVGNSGMGSYHGKKSFDTFTHEKSIIKKSDKIDIPVRYMPYNKAKEQLMKFFLKL